Proteins from one Impatiens glandulifera chromosome 2, dImpGla2.1, whole genome shotgun sequence genomic window:
- the LOC124924383 gene encoding uncharacterized mitochondrial protein AtMg00810-like, with protein sequence MRDLKGKGEVKAFSSGTTTGNIDQSHDPVSYKQAVMNSDWVEAMNSELNALNKNNTWTFTQLPKDATPMQLVNDPINDDLCDVNQYRRLVGRLLYLNFTRLDIAYCVQQLSQFINKPFKSHFEAAIQVVKYLKGTPSLGLFFSSHTSFKLSAYSDIDWGSCLDSRKSLIGYCIFVGNSLFAWKTKKQQTISRSSAEAEYRNLAVTVYELQWLTYLLIDVMIKVDFASYTLL encoded by the exons atgagagatcTCAAAGGAAAAGGAGAAGTCAAAGCATTCTCAAGTGGTACTACTACAG gAAACATTGATCAATCACATGATCCCGTTTCATACAAACAAGCTGTAATGAATTCAGATTGGGTTGAAGCAATGAATTCAGAACTTAATGctttaaacaaaaacaacacaTGGACTTTTACACAACTACCAAAAG ATGCAACTCCTATGCAACTTGTTAATGATCCTATTAATGATGATTTATGTGATGTTAATCAATATAGAAGACTTGTTGGTCGActgttatatttaaactttaCAAGACTTGACATTGCTTATTGTGTTCAACAATTAAGTCAATTCATTAATAAACCATTTAAATCCCATTTTGAGGCTGCCATACAAGTTGTCAAATATCTCAAAGGGACTCCATCTTTGGGATTATTTTTCTCATCACATACAAGTTTTAAATTATCTGCATATTCAGATATTGATTGGGGATCCTGTTTAGATTCTAGAAAATCATTAATAGGGTATTGTATATTTGTTGGAAATTCTCTTTTTGCTTGGAAAAcaaagaaacaacaaactaTTTCTCGTTCTTCAGCCGAAGCTGAATATCGAAACTTGGCAGTGACAGTTTATGAACTACAATGGCTAACATATTTGCTTATTGATGTTATGATTAAAGTTGATTTTGCCAGTTACACTTTATTGTGA